Proteins encoded by one window of Gammaproteobacteria bacterium:
- a CDS encoding DUF3450 domain-containing protein — protein MILTALLIGMLGWIGSPLAQAATVSNVIQASDAWLVSQAASQQRVDGLAEQKQDLASEYRTVLREIEGLDAYNKQLGRQLALQQQELSDLDDSISKATTVDRQILPLMQRMVGALEQFISLDLPFLAGERAERIEFVTEAMDRVDVTVAEKFRQVLEAYTVELEFGRTIEAYTGTENIDGQKLEVDFLRVGRIGLYYQTIDGSQSGRWDAEQKTWVDLPAQYRNPLRDAIKVARKLVAPDLLTLPLPTPEEAQS, from the coding sequence ATGATCTTGACGGCCTTGTTGATCGGAATGCTCGGCTGGATCGGGTCGCCCCTCGCCCAAGCGGCGACGGTCAGCAACGTGATCCAAGCCTCGGACGCCTGGCTGGTGTCGCAGGCGGCCTCACAGCAGCGGGTGGACGGACTGGCGGAGCAAAAGCAAGACCTCGCCTCCGAATACCGCACGGTGCTGCGCGAGATCGAAGGCCTGGACGCGTATAACAAGCAGCTGGGGCGCCAGCTGGCGCTGCAGCAGCAAGAGCTGTCCGACCTCGACGACTCCATCTCCAAAGCCACCACCGTCGATCGACAGATTCTGCCGCTGATGCAGCGCATGGTCGGCGCACTCGAGCAATTCATCTCGCTCGACCTGCCATTTCTCGCCGGCGAGCGCGCCGAGCGGATTGAATTCGTCACCGAAGCCATGGACCGGGTCGACGTCACCGTCGCCGAGAAATTCCGTCAAGTGCTCGAAGCCTACACCGTCGAGCTTGAATTCGGCCGCACCATCGAAGCCTACACCGGCACCGAAAACATCGACGGCCAGAAGCTCGAAGTCGACTTCCTGCGCGTGGGCCGGATCGGCCTGTACTACCAGACCATCGACGGCAGCCAGAGCGGCCGCTGGGACGCCGAGCAAAAGACCTGGGTCGACCTGCCCGCCCAATACCGAAACCCCCTGCGCGATGCCATCAAAGTCGCGCGCAAGCTCGTCGCCCCCGACCTGCTGACGCTGCCCCTGCCCACGCCCGAGGAGGCCCAGTCATGA
- a CDS encoding acetyl-CoA acetyltransferase, translating to MATGIKDKVAILGMGCSKFGERWDTGSDALMLEAFTEALGDAGIEKSEIGAAWFGSALDRINVGNSAIPLSTALRLEGIPVTRVENMCATGTEALRGAAYAVAAGVVDIALAIGVEKLKDTGYGGLPVMTKGTFNDLWMPYGSAPAGFAQLAAGYRARYGISKDDLKRSIGRVSWKSHQNGAKNPKAHLRKAVDMDTILNAPMIAEPLGVFDCCGVSDGAACAIVTTPEIARALGKHELVTIKAIQLSASAGREQGTGEWDGSYVQNTRNAAKAAYSEAGITNPRRELSALEVHDCFSITELVTMEDLGVSEDGNAWRDVLDGVFDADGEIPCQIDGGLKCFGHPVGASGLRMVYEHYLQLNGRAGARQLKAPKLGLSHNLGGVPYNGVCAISIVGAEGA from the coding sequence ATGGCTACAGGCATCAAAGACAAGGTCGCGATTCTCGGAATGGGTTGTTCCAAGTTTGGTGAACGCTGGGACACGGGCTCCGATGCACTGATGCTCGAAGCGTTTACCGAGGCGCTGGGTGATGCCGGCATCGAAAAGTCAGAGATCGGTGCGGCCTGGTTTGGCTCGGCGCTGGATCGCATCAATGTGGGCAACTCGGCAATCCCGCTTTCCACCGCGTTGCGGCTGGAAGGCATCCCCGTCACCCGGGTCGAGAACATGTGCGCCACGGGAACCGAGGCCTTGCGTGGCGCGGCCTATGCGGTGGCCGCCGGCGTCGTCGATATCGCCTTGGCGATTGGCGTGGAAAAACTCAAGGACACCGGATACGGCGGCTTGCCGGTGATGACCAAGGGCACCTTCAACGACCTGTGGATGCCGTATGGATCCGCGCCAGCGGGCTTCGCACAGCTCGCTGCCGGTTACCGGGCGCGATACGGCATTTCCAAGGACGATCTCAAGCGCTCGATCGGCCGCGTGTCGTGGAAGAGTCATCAGAATGGTGCCAAGAATCCCAAGGCCCATCTGCGCAAGGCCGTGGACATGGACACGATTTTGAACGCGCCGATGATCGCCGAACCGCTGGGCGTCTTCGATTGTTGTGGCGTTTCGGATGGTGCCGCCTGCGCGATCGTGACCACGCCCGAGATTGCACGCGCGCTCGGCAAGCATGAACTGGTGACGATCAAGGCGATCCAGCTGTCGGCCAGTGCCGGTCGCGAGCAGGGGACCGGTGAGTGGGATGGTTCCTATGTTCAGAACACACGCAATGCGGCGAAGGCTGCCTATAGCGAGGCCGGTATCACAAACCCGCGGCGCGAACTCAGTGCACTGGAAGTTCATGACTGCTTTTCGATCACCGAACTCGTCACCATGGAAGATCTGGGCGTTTCCGAAGACGGGAACGCATGGCGCGACGTGCTCGATGGCGTGTTCGATGCGGACGGCGAGATCCCGTGCCAGATCGACGGTGGGCTCAAGTGCTTTGGACATCCTGTCGGAGCATCTGGACTGCGGATGGTTTATGAGCATTATCTGCAGCTCAACGGACGTGCGGGCGCGCGGCAGCTGAAGGCCCCAAAGCTCGGTTTGTCCCACAACCTGGGAGGCGTACCCTACAACGGAGTCTGCGCGATCAGCATTGTGGGCGCCGAAGGCGCGTAA